The following is a genomic window from Synechococcus sp. JA-2-3B'a(2-13).
GGCACCCGCAGTTGCAGGCGGCGATGCCGTCAACTGCTGCAACGGCTGTCTGGTAAGGAGAGACGCTTTCAAGCTTGGGTGAACCACAGTATCGCTAAGCGCATCGTTAAAGCAGCAAAATCTCTTTCTGCCTGCATTGCCATTGAGGACTTAAGCGGCATTCGAGAACGCACCAATCAACACCCCCGCAGTCGTGAGGAGCGGCGGCGTAGCAATAGCTGGGCGTTCTACCAGCTGCGGCGGTTTATCGAATACAAGGCTGTGAGGGCGGGTGTCAAAGTGGTAGCTGTCCCTGCGGCCTATACCTCGCAGATCTGCCACAAGTGCCTGCATATTCATCCCGACTCCGCTCAATCCTATCGCAAGGGTAAGCAGTTCAAATGCGGGCACTGCGGTTGGGAAGGGGATGCGGATTTTAACGGTGCGAAGGTGATTGCGCTTTTGGGGGCTGCCGTAAACCAGCCTAGAGGTTCGTGGTTGGCTTGCCAACTGCAGGGCTACCGAAAGCCCGCCCTGTACTGCGAAGCAGTCAGGGTCGGGTAGTTTACCCATATAAGTGGGCAACATACTCTCCGTACCCGTTGTAGGGCAAGGTGGGAACGATTTGCCACTGGGAACGGGATCCGAAACCGATCAAGACTTCCTGCTCCTGTGACCAGCGGGGGTGGGGCACCCTAGGATCCACATTGGCCTCAAATCCATACTCCTCAGGGGCGAGGGTATTCCAAAACGTGGAGGGTTGACGGGCCAAAAACTCGATTTTGACGATGGATTTTCCCCCTTTAAAGCCATACTTCCAGGGAACCACCATGCGAATTGGCGCTCCGTGCTGTTTGGGCAACGGCTTGCCATAAACGCCGAGGGCAAAAAAGGCCAACTCGTTAGCCATTTCCTCGATCCGCAACCCTTCCGTGTAGGGCCAAGGCAAGTTGGGGGGCCAGATTGGGCCAGGCATAATTTCCGGATCGTAAAAGGAAGTGAAGCGGACAAATCGAGCCGTCGGCAAAGGATCCACCCGTTCCAGCAACAGCCGCATCGGAAAGCCCAACCACGGCACCACCATCGCCCAGGCTTCCACACAGCGAAAGCGATAGATGCGCTCTTCGAGGGGGAAGTTAAACAGATCTTCCAGGCCCAACCGCTGAGGATGCCGCACCAGCCCGGTAATCTCGACAGTCCAGGGATCCGTGGGCAAAGCCTGTGCAGCCCGCCAGACGCGCTTGCCGGAGCCAAACTCGTAAAAGTTGTTGTAACGAGTAGCTACAATCTCCTCGGTGACGGGCCTGCCCACATCCGAAAAGTGGGGGTTGAGTGGGATCCCCGTCAGCTCTCGTTCTACCGAGGGAGCGGATCCCCTGCTGCCAAACCCAAAAATAGAAAAACTGGCTCCCACCCCAACGGATCCCAGTTGCGCTAGAAATTGCCGCCGGCTGAAAAACATCTCTTCTGGAGTGACCTGTGCCTCTCGTTGCCAGGGGCGAGGAACTCGGATCCCGAACATCCATCAGCCATCCTTTGATTCAGAGTCAGGGAAAAAGTCTGCCGCCCGAACTACTACATCCTAAATGAATTACTACATCCTAAACGGATCTAAGCCGACATTCCCCGAGCTCGTTTCCAGCGCTGCCCCATGTGTAGTCATTTCAAATGTAGTCATTTCAAACAGCAATGAAACGATTTGTTATGTCTGTCCCTGGCTCCCCTCTCCTTTTGAGAGAGGGGTTGGGGGTGAGGGAAACCCTGCAGGCTGGGATGATCGGTGACGAAATCACGGTATAGCCGTGTTGGCTGAGTCCGTGCTGCTGGAAAAAAGTGTGGGGATCAGCTAAGGACTTGAGCTGGGCTCCGGCAAAACGTAGATGGACTCCACTTGCCGCCCTGCCGATGGCACTGCCTGGATGGTGCCCTTGTCGATGTGGTAAATGACTTTCTCCGCTTGCAACTGATTCTCCCCTTGGTTGATGATGACCTGGCCCTCCAGCTCAATGCGTTGCTCCTGGCTGTAATACACAGCTCTTTGGGCGCGGGCCGTAAGCCGCTCGGCAGGAAAACTGAGGGTGACATTGCCAATGGCCGTAAAAACCCCTGTGTTGGCGTTGGCCTCCTGCACATCGGCGCTGATGCTGATGGCACGGGGATTCTGACCCCAAGCCGGGATTCCAAGGGCCAGCACCACACCCACAGCCCAGCCCAGCGTCCCTAGCCGCTGCCAACCCTTCCGGTCAAACGCCATCTCCAAAGCCATGCCCCATCACCCCGTCAAACCACCCCAGCAGCCAGTCTAGCCCGTCAATCCAGGTCACAATGGCGGGGGGCAGCCTATGGGTCCGTTCCCTTTCCCCCCTGGGGCAGAGCTTGGGCAAGCTGTCTTTCCAATTCGGCAACGCGCTGCATGAGCTGTCGGTTGGCTTCCAGCAGCTCCCGCGCCTGGCTGTTGAGATAGGGATCCGACTCCCACCAATTGATGCCGATCTCCTTGGCCTTATCCACCGAAGAAATCAGCAGGCGAATGCGCACATTCAGCAACTCCACATTGCCCACCGAAACGGTGATGTCTCCGGCGATCACAATGCCCTTGTCCAGCACCCGCTCCAACACATCGGCCAGCGAGGAGCCGTGAGTAGCCGTGGTCAAGGGTTGAGAGCTAATCGGCACAGAGTTCATCGACCTCCAAAGTGTACCAACAGGCAAAAGACTCAGCCAGGCAGTTGGTCTAGCAGATAATTCAGCAGCTGGGATCCCTCTTCATAGCGCTTGCCAGCCCGGGGCAACAGCACATCCGCACACAAAGCGCGAAAATCGGCATTCTCTTTGCTAACTGCCAGCTCATGTTCCTTGACAATGCGCCCGATCATCAAACAACTGCGCAGGCTGGGGTGGCGCGTCAGATCCAACTTGCGGCGAAAAGCCCGCACAATGTGGACGATCTTGAGGGCGTCGGGGCCGGATAAGCCTATTCGCGAGGTGAGAATCTCCTTTTCGGTCTCGATGTCCGGCTCCCCCATATCGATGGTGATCATCCGATCCAGCAGCGCATCTTGGGCCCTGTGAACCCCGGTATATTCCTCCGGGTTAGAGGTAAAAATGGCCCGGAACTGGGGATGCACCCGCAGATATTCCGAGCGGTTGCTGTCCGGCGGCAACACCAGCAGCCTCTCCTCCAAGGCACTCAGGAGAGCATTGTTGGCCTCAGGGCGGGAGCGATTGAACTCGTCGTAGATGAGGGTAAACCCCTCTCGGCAAGCCAAGGTGAGGCGGGCATCCACCCAGCGCTGCTGCACATCCTCCTCCGTCTTCACCACCGAGTGAATGAAGTTGTCCACCACCCGCCGATGGGTAAAACCGGTGCGCCCCCCGATGAGGTCGGAAGAATCGAAGCGGTCATCCCCGTAGATCAGCATGATGGGGCGGCCCAGCAGGCTGGCCAGATGCATCGCCAAAGTGGTTTTGCCCGTACCCGAAGGCCCCCGCAAATGCACCGCAAAGCCCGATTGCAAATAGCGCAAAGCGCGGCGGGTAATCCGCTCAATGTAGGGGGTGTTCACGAACTGGCGGGGACGCGCCTGCAGAACTGTGGCCATAGAGATACCCAACCTCTTTGCTGCCCTGGACTCTTTTGCCTTGACTATAGCTCGGATGTTCTTCCTGCGCTCTGTTCAACTAAACTGCGACCGTCCCCGACACCATGCGCCGCAGCGTAGCCAAGATTTCCGAGGGATCCAACCCCAGATCCACCGCGCCGCGGGCCAACAAATCCCGCACCCGTTCCCGATCCCCAATTACCTGCAGCAGGGTCAAGTTGGGATCCTGCGCTTGTAGATCACTCACATACTTGTTGACATAGTCAAGGATGGGATCCACCTGTTTCTCAACAGTAGGCGGAACTTCAGGGGGTTCGAGCGTTGTCAAACCCCCTGGGGGTTGGGAAACAGAGACCGGGGCGGACGGCTCCACCGGGGTTTGACCTTCGGCTACAGGCGTTGAGTCGGAAGCAGTCTCACCGGCAGTCGCAACGGCACTGTTAGAGCTTGCACTGGAAGTGGAGACTTCAGGTTCTGGGATGAGGTCAGGGATCCCATTGCCCCACACCTGCTTATGCAACTCCGCCCGGAAAGTGGCCAGGGATCTCCGTAGGGCCTGGGCCTGGGCTTGCTGTTCCTGAGCCATCTGAGCCAGCTCCTGTCGAGCCATTTGCCGGAGAGCCTGTACCCACTGCCGCAAATCGGCGCAAAAAGACTGCCGCGCTTGCTGAGTTTTGTCGGCCATCGCCTGCCGAGCCTGCGTATAGGTGCTCAGCAAATGCTCCACAGCCGCAGTCAAGTTAGCCCGGAAAGCCTGCAATTGCTGCCGGCTGACTTCCAATTGAGCAGCTCGTTCCTGCTCCAGGCGAGCCAGACTCTCTGCCACCGACTTGGCCCGCTGAGCCGCCGCTTCCGAACGGGAGCATTCGTCCAGGGATCGCCTCACAGCCCGCTCCTGCCTCAGTTTCTGCAATTGGCTGCGGGTTTGCTCCGTCTGGTGCCGTATTGCTTCTTGTCGTTGCTGGCGGCGCTGCCCCAGCTCAACCATCAGGGCTTGGTGCTGCTCTAGGCGCTGCTGCCGGGATCGGCTTAACAAACTTCGGTTTTGAGTCACCCGCCGGCTGCGAGCTATGGCCCATTGTTCCTGCAAACTCATGATCTCCAATCCCTCACGTCGTTTTCAATGCTTGGGTGGATACAGCTTCTCTGCCTGTTCCCAACTGGATGGCACTGCCAACCTGTAGCTCAGTGCGGCTGCAAGACTCAATCCTCGAACAAAACCCGCAGAAGCAAGGCAGAGACCGGCGGTGGATCCCTGCCTCGCTTTCCGACGGCTAGCTTCCTACGCCTCCGCCCAGAGAGCATAACTCATCCAACCATTGCGATGCTCAAGGCGAGAGGGTTGTGGGCACTTTCCTTGGTTGAGTGATTTTGGTTAGGCAGATTTAGACGGCAGGAGCAGCAGCAGTAGCCGTCAGACCCACAGCCTCAGCGTACTTCAGGTAGGTTTCCACGGAAGCCACAACGACGCGGGCTTCAATGGCCAACAGCTCGATCCCAACCAAAGAAACCCGCACCCAGGCATCGACCACGATACCTTTGTCCAAGATGCGATCGATCACTTCGGCCAAGCTGGACGAGGAGTTCACTTTCTCTACTGCCATAACGATCTCTCCTGCACTGATACTGCTGATACTGATGAGGGTTGAAAAGGACAGACAACTCGGCGGCAAAATGGCATGTAGAAGGGATCCCAGCTGAGGATTCACCTTCCCTAGGGCGACAGCCGCACCCTCTATCACCCTAGCCCTATTGTGCTGGCTTTTTTCGGGGAGAACACCCGTAGATTCGCTTAAAAAAGACGGCGAACTCGAAAGGTTTACCGCTTTTCTAAGCGCCATCCCCCCTACATAGTACTCGCCAGCAGAAAAAATGGGCAAAGATGAGGGCGAGTTTTGAGCCCAAGTTGTGGAAGTGTGGTGGAGGGGCAGTGGGAAGCGGCAGGGATCCCCTATACTGGGGGCAGTGGGCTTGCTGACATACCGTTTCTCGCTGGCTGATAGGGCTGTCGTGACCGATTTCAACACCGGGATCCCGAGCGTGCGTCGCCTGCAGAAGGTCATCAAGGATCGGGAAACCCTCGAGGTCAAACTCAATACCGGAGATGTCTTCGTCGGCCAGTTGCGCTGGCAGGATCCCGATTGCCTCTGTTTAGCCGATGCCGAGGGGCGGGAGTCGCTGCTGTGGCGGTCTGCCATTGCTTTCATCAAGGTCAGGCCTCAGTCTTAAGTACTGCTCCGGATCCCTGTACAGCTCTTCTTCCCAATTTTTGAATAAATCTTTACAACAACTCAGGGCTTTTCTGTCTCCCTCTGAGGGCAGTTTTCTCCAGTTGACCCACTCCTGCTGGGTTTTTGGAGTGGTTGACTACCCTGCCGTCGCCCTGAGTCTATCCCAAAGCCGTCCCCCATTGCTCCGCAACGCTGTTGCAACTGCGTCAGCGGGCCGTAGGCCTTGAGGACGAGGCTTTAGACCCAGTTTTTTGGTAAAAATGCCAATTAAGAAGGGTATGATAAGGAGTGTTAAAAAATCTGATCTCTCCTCACCCAACCATGACGACTGCCCCCATTGAGATACCTCTTCAGCCTGCCGCCCAACGGCATAACCACTACAGCCGCGAAGACTTTTTCCGCTTTAATCTCTCCCAGGGATCCCTTGTGGACTGGACGGGCGCCCGCAATGTCTTGGTGAGCGAAGACTTTATTCTGGGCTTGCAGCAGGGCCTGGAAGAAGAAGTGGGAGATGCCTCAGCTTCTCTGATGTACACCATTGGCCGAGAGTGGGGACGCAACGATGCTGTCCATTTTTCCCGCTGGTTTGAGGAGGAATATCGGCGCCACCCCAAGCAGAGTAATCTCATGTTTCTCTTGGAAACCTGGTGGTGGCCTCTGACCTCGCAAGGAT
Proteins encoded in this region:
- the gvpA gene encoding gas vesicle structural protein GvpA → MAVEKVNSSSSLAEVIDRILDKGIVVDAWVRVSLVGIELLAIEARVVVASVETYLKYAEAVGLTATAAAPAV
- a CDS encoding Hfq-related RNA-binding protein, which codes for MTDFNTGIPSVRRLQKVIKDRETLEVKLNTGDVFVGQLRWQDPDCLCLADAEGRESLLWRSAIAFIKVRPQS
- the gvpC gene encoding gas vesicle protein GvpC, translating into MSLQEQWAIARSRRVTQNRSLLSRSRQQRLEQHQALMVELGQRRQQRQEAIRHQTEQTRSQLQKLRQERAVRRSLDECSRSEAAAQRAKSVAESLARLEQERAAQLEVSRQQLQAFRANLTAAVEHLLSTYTQARQAMADKTQQARQSFCADLRQWVQALRQMARQELAQMAQEQQAQAQALRRSLATFRAELHKQVWGNGIPDLIPEPEVSTSSASSNSAVATAGETASDSTPVAEGQTPVEPSAPVSVSQPPGGLTTLEPPEVPPTVEKQVDPILDYVNKYVSDLQAQDPNLTLLQVIGDRERVRDLLARGAVDLGLDPSEILATLRRMVSGTVAV
- a CDS encoding V4R domain-containing protein, coding for MTTAPIEIPLQPAAQRHNHYSREDFFRFNLSQGSLVDWTGARNVLVSEDFILGLQQGLEEEVGDASASLMYTIGREWGRNDAVHFSRWFEEEYRRHPKQSNLMFLLETWWWPLTSQGWGRWEVETESRRQGFIFINLFDSAVARTLGDVGKPVCHLYAGLFAGFFSTMVERQLNCIEIQCYSMGESYCKFLLGSKDRIDAAAFWLNEGASAGEIAQKLRSGQGVAKA
- the gvpN gene encoding gas vesicle protein GvpN, translating into MATVLQARPRQFVNTPYIERITRRALRYLQSGFAVHLRGPSGTGKTTLAMHLASLLGRPIMLIYGDDRFDSSDLIGGRTGFTHRRVVDNFIHSVVKTEEDVQQRWVDARLTLACREGFTLIYDEFNRSRPEANNALLSALEERLLVLPPDSNRSEYLRVHPQFRAIFTSNPEEYTGVHRAQDALLDRMITIDMGEPDIETEKEILTSRIGLSGPDALKIVHIVRAFRRKLDLTRHPSLRSCLMIGRIVKEHELAVSKENADFRALCADVLLPRAGKRYEEGSQLLNYLLDQLPG
- a CDS encoding gas vesicle protein, whose product is MNSVPISSQPLTTATHGSSLADVLERVLDKGIVIAGDITVSVGNVELLNVRIRLLISSVDKAKEIGINWWESDPYLNSQARELLEANRQLMQRVAELERQLAQALPQGGKGTDP
- a CDS encoding LptA/OstA family protein; protein product: MALEMAFDRKGWQRLGTLGWAVGVVLALGIPAWGQNPRAISISADVQEANANTGVFTAIGNVTLSFPAERLTARAQRAVYYSQEQRIELEGQVIINQGENQLQAEKVIYHIDKGTIQAVPSAGRQVESIYVLPEPSSSP
- the msrP gene encoding protein-methionine-sulfoxide reductase catalytic subunit MsrP — translated: MFGIRVPRPWQREAQVTPEEMFFSRRQFLAQLGSVGVGASFSIFGFGSRGSAPSVERELTGIPLNPHFSDVGRPVTEEIVATRYNNFYEFGSGKRVWRAAQALPTDPWTVEITGLVRHPQRLGLEDLFNFPLEERIYRFRCVEAWAMVVPWLGFPMRLLLERVDPLPTARFVRFTSFYDPEIMPGPIWPPNLPWPYTEGLRIEEMANELAFFALGVYGKPLPKQHGAPIRMVVPWKYGFKGGKSIVKIEFLARQPSTFWNTLAPEEYGFEANVDPRVPHPRWSQEQEVLIGFGSRSQWQIVPTLPYNGYGEYVAHLYG